A genome region from Nocardiopsis exhalans includes the following:
- a CDS encoding GNAT family N-acetyltransferase, with translation MTKPRSTNVGVLGFRYLGAHEVEELADLWGALHQQHTVTAPHLEDIISAVGLDESWRRRRAQYLNWLRDPDTMAILAEHEGDLAGYAMVTIRENAQGSWDRGERVAVVQTFAIDPEYTGAGVGSKLLEEVRRQLAAMGIRDIEFSALATASEDISFLEQEGFRPFVTTMVCRVDGFGAHD, from the coding sequence ATGACCAAACCTCGTTCGACGAACGTCGGCGTCCTTGGCTTCCGCTACCTCGGAGCACACGAGGTGGAGGAGCTCGCCGACCTGTGGGGTGCCCTGCACCAGCAGCACACGGTGACCGCCCCGCACCTCGAGGACATCATCAGCGCGGTGGGCCTGGACGAGTCCTGGCGGCGCCGTCGCGCCCAGTACCTGAACTGGCTGCGCGACCCCGACACCATGGCGATCCTCGCCGAGCACGAAGGCGATCTGGCCGGGTACGCGATGGTCACCATCCGTGAGAACGCCCAGGGCAGCTGGGACCGCGGTGAGCGGGTCGCCGTCGTGCAGACCTTCGCCATCGACCCCGAGTACACCGGTGCCGGCGTCGGCTCCAAGCTCCTGGAGGAGGTGCGCCGCCAGCTCGCCGCCATGGGCATCCGGGACATCGAGTTCTCCGCGCTGGCCACCGCCTCGGAGGACATCAGCTTCCTGGAGCAGGAGGGCTTCCGCCCCTTCGTCACCACGATGGTCTGCCGCGTGGACGGCTTCGGCGCCCACGACTGA
- a CDS encoding alpha-ketoglutarate-dependent dioxygenase AlkB, with amino-acid sequence MDEALFGPPPVTVAPGAVHLPGWLSAEAQADLVRRCREWASGPAGTRRHPMPRGGVMSVSMTSLGWHWHPYSYARTLPDGTPVRPFPELLGALAARAVEAAYGTPHEGDPYDVALVNFYDADARMGMHQDRDELSRAPVVSLSLGDSCVFRFGNTETRTRPYTDVELRSGDLFVFGGPSRMAYHGVPRTRPGTADPALGLNGRLNITIRASGLPG; translated from the coding sequence ATGGACGAAGCGCTGTTCGGACCGCCGCCCGTCACCGTCGCCCCGGGCGCCGTCCACCTGCCCGGCTGGCTGAGTGCCGAAGCCCAGGCCGACCTGGTCCGACGCTGCCGTGAGTGGGCCAGCGGACCCGCCGGGACCCGCCGCCACCCCATGCCGCGCGGCGGGGTCATGAGCGTCTCCATGACCTCGTTGGGCTGGCACTGGCACCCCTACTCCTATGCGCGCACCCTGCCCGACGGCACCCCGGTCCGGCCCTTCCCCGAACTGCTCGGCGCCCTGGCCGCGCGCGCCGTCGAGGCCGCCTACGGCACGCCGCACGAGGGCGACCCCTACGACGTCGCCCTGGTCAACTTCTACGACGCCGACGCCCGGATGGGCATGCACCAGGACCGCGACGAGCTCTCCCGCGCCCCGGTGGTCTCGCTCAGCCTCGGCGACAGCTGCGTCTTCAGGTTCGGCAACACCGAGACCCGCACCCGCCCCTACACCGACGTCGAACTCCGCAGCGGCGACCTGTTCGTCTTCGGCGGCCCCTCCCGGATGGCTTATCACGGGGTTCCCCGCACCCGCCCGGGCACCGCCGACCCCGCCCTGGGCCTGAACGGCCGCCTCAACATCACCATCCGCGCCTCCGGTCTGCCCGGCTGA
- a CDS encoding LysR family transcriptional regulator — protein MIDVRRLQLLQALDHHRTVAATAEALNVTPSAVSQQLAALAKEAGVPLVERQGRRFLLTGAARVLLKRAHVIFAEMERATADLAEYADGDRGVVRVGSFSTGISDLVAPALARLRGSHPGWNFEVVQAEPEDSAEMVRSGRLDVAVTMSSSHLPAAGDPDFRSDPVMVELFDAILPYQHPLATRTSLHLADDLAEEDWIMSAPGTAWHACVTAAANQAGFQPRVVHTVDDFSAVFSMVQAGLGVALMPRLAWTGLNHPQIVVRGVRETARRHIVVLSRAGATPEPLLTAIREAASKVPVPSVGPFAIAG, from the coding sequence ATGATCGACGTTCGGCGGTTGCAGCTCCTTCAAGCCCTTGACCACCACCGCACGGTGGCAGCCACGGCGGAGGCGCTCAACGTCACCCCGTCGGCGGTCTCCCAACAGCTCGCCGCCCTGGCCAAGGAGGCCGGGGTTCCCCTCGTCGAACGCCAAGGCCGTCGTTTCCTGCTCACCGGTGCCGCCCGGGTCCTGCTCAAGCGCGCGCACGTCATCTTCGCGGAGATGGAGCGCGCCACCGCCGACCTGGCCGAGTACGCCGACGGCGACCGCGGGGTCGTCCGGGTGGGCTCCTTCTCCACCGGCATCAGCGACCTGGTCGCCCCTGCCCTGGCCCGCCTGCGCGGCAGCCACCCCGGGTGGAACTTCGAGGTCGTGCAGGCCGAGCCCGAGGACAGCGCCGAGATGGTGCGCTCCGGCCGCCTGGACGTGGCCGTCACCATGTCCAGCAGCCACCTCCCGGCCGCGGGTGACCCGGACTTCCGCAGCGACCCGGTCATGGTCGAGCTCTTCGACGCGATCCTGCCCTACCAGCACCCCCTGGCCACCCGCACCAGCCTCCATCTGGCCGACGACCTGGCCGAGGAGGACTGGATCATGTCCGCGCCCGGCACCGCCTGGCACGCGTGCGTGACCGCCGCCGCCAACCAGGCGGGGTTCCAGCCGAGGGTCGTGCACACCGTCGACGACTTCAGCGCCGTGTTCTCCATGGTCCAGGCGGGGCTGGGAGTCGCCCTGATGCCGCGCCTGGCCTGGACCGGGCTCAACCACCCGCAGATCGTCGTACGCGGGGTACGCGAGACCGCTCGCCGTCACATCGTCGTCCTCTCCCGGGCCGGGGCCACCCCCGAGCCCCTGCTCACCGCGATCCGCGAGGCCGCCAGCAAGGTCCCGGTCCCCTCGGTCGGCCCCTTCGCCATCGCGGGCTGA
- a CDS encoding serine hydrolase domain-containing protein: MESSRSRAIRSLAALAAATGLGAGLGAGAMWLWRNQAEVVTRRPINEWTFTHMDALMPTQEVPRSGAPRPLPRAARPLPVVYEYGGRRRTMGELHDATNTTGFVVVHRGVLVHETYPGRFAGPHTRFQLFSLTKSVTSVLVGMALAEGDIGSLADRVADHRPDLAGTAYAEATVEDLLRMSSGAGDEYLEDYPDPSATINDFERAVTGGGSLLAVLKGVPATVPPGTRFNYSTLDTQVLGWVLEAAVGMPIAEYAADRLWDRIGAEDDAYYFLTRERPRTALAGGSFNATVRDLAKVGLLMARDGVHDGERLLPEGWAERARGAGEPHLEVGKLGPTGLPHYGYSDLWWTLGGERRAFTGLGIHGQFLWVDPDADVVIVKTSAWPTADDHDRDAETVAALRAVVAYLEDGR; encoded by the coding sequence ATGGAATCGAGTCGGTCCCGAGCGATCAGGAGCCTGGCGGCACTGGCGGCCGCCACCGGGCTGGGTGCGGGCCTGGGCGCCGGAGCCATGTGGCTGTGGCGCAACCAGGCCGAGGTCGTCACCCGGCGCCCGATCAACGAGTGGACGTTCACGCACATGGACGCGCTCATGCCCACCCAGGAGGTCCCCCGCTCCGGGGCGCCGCGCCCGCTGCCCCGCGCGGCTCGGCCGCTGCCGGTGGTCTACGAGTACGGTGGCCGTCGGCGCACCATGGGTGAACTGCACGACGCCACCAACACCACCGGTTTCGTGGTCGTGCACAGGGGCGTCCTCGTCCACGAGACCTATCCCGGGCGTTTCGCCGGCCCCCACACCCGGTTCCAGCTCTTCTCCCTCACCAAGTCCGTGACCTCGGTCCTGGTCGGGATGGCCCTGGCCGAGGGCGACATCGGTTCCCTGGCGGACCGGGTCGCGGATCACCGCCCCGACCTGGCGGGCACCGCCTACGCCGAGGCGACCGTCGAGGACCTGCTCCGGATGAGCAGCGGCGCCGGGGACGAGTACCTGGAGGACTACCCGGATCCCTCGGCCACGATCAACGACTTCGAACGGGCGGTGACCGGCGGCGGTTCCCTGCTGGCCGTGCTCAAGGGGGTCCCGGCCACAGTGCCGCCGGGCACCCGCTTCAACTACTCCACCCTGGACACCCAGGTGCTCGGCTGGGTGCTCGAGGCCGCCGTCGGCATGCCCATCGCCGAGTACGCGGCCGACCGCCTCTGGGACCGGATCGGCGCCGAGGACGACGCCTACTACTTCCTGACCCGCGAGCGTCCGCGCACCGCGCTGGCCGGCGGTTCGTTCAACGCCACCGTCCGGGACCTGGCCAAGGTCGGCCTGCTCATGGCCCGGGACGGGGTCCACGACGGCGAACGGCTCCTCCCCGAAGGGTGGGCCGAACGCGCTCGTGGCGCCGGGGAGCCCCACCTGGAGGTGGGCAAGCTCGGGCCGACCGGCCTGCCGCACTACGGCTACTCCGACCTGTGGTGGACCCTGGGCGGTGAACGGCGGGCCTTCACCGGCCTGGGCATCCACGGCCAGTTCCTGTGGGTCGATCCCGACGCCGACGTGGTCATCGTCAAGACCAGCGCCTGGCCCACCGCCGACGACCACGACCGCGACGCCGAGACCGTGGCCGCCCTGCGCGCGGTGGTCGCCTACCTGGAGGATGGCCGATGA
- a CDS encoding EamA family transporter, translating into MIPSFLSSSRRARIQVPAPLMLLIAMFTLHTGSALAVIAFDQASPATITWLRLTWAALLLLMLGGPSLWRAVRAATARELGAVVILGTASAGMMLFYSEATARIELGTATSIEFLGTLVVAVAAMRRRRELVWIVAAVVGVVCLTRPWMGDLDLVGVGFALAGAVCVVGYIVLTQRVGSGFRAVHGLALAMTVGALVTAPLGAPAAIAEPDLGLIMFTLLIALLFPMVPFLLEMIALQRMSRTAYSTFSSLEPAVALVMGLIIIGQAPVAVQLVGMGLVVVAGIGAARGDRSAKPAVPGRGSAKAARSVKAVRARHSKTGPGTKDGVPGSPDREARLPERVA; encoded by the coding sequence GTGATCCCCTCATTCCTCTCTTCGTCCCGTCGTGCCCGGATTCAGGTCCCGGCGCCGCTGATGCTGCTCATCGCCATGTTCACGCTGCACACCGGCAGTGCCCTGGCCGTGATCGCCTTCGATCAGGCGAGCCCGGCCACGATCACCTGGCTGCGGCTGACGTGGGCGGCGCTGCTGCTCCTGATGCTCGGCGGTCCCTCTCTGTGGCGGGCCGTGCGCGCGGCGACCGCCCGTGAGCTGGGGGCCGTGGTGATCCTGGGCACAGCGAGCGCGGGGATGATGCTGTTCTACTCCGAGGCGACGGCGCGGATCGAGCTGGGCACCGCCACCTCCATCGAGTTCCTGGGCACCCTCGTGGTCGCCGTGGCGGCCATGCGCCGCCGCCGCGAACTCGTGTGGATCGTCGCCGCCGTGGTCGGCGTGGTCTGCCTGACCCGCCCCTGGATGGGCGACCTCGACCTGGTCGGCGTCGGCTTCGCACTGGCCGGAGCGGTCTGCGTGGTCGGCTACATCGTGCTCACCCAGCGGGTCGGCTCCGGTTTCAGGGCCGTGCACGGCCTGGCCCTGGCGATGACCGTCGGCGCGCTGGTCACCGCGCCGCTGGGCGCCCCGGCCGCGATCGCCGAGCCCGATCTCGGGCTGATCATGTTCACGCTGCTCATCGCGCTGCTCTTCCCGATGGTGCCGTTCCTGCTGGAGATGATCGCCCTCCAGCGGATGAGTCGGACCGCCTACAGCACCTTCTCCAGCCTGGAGCCCGCCGTGGCCCTGGTGATGGGTCTGATCATCATCGGTCAGGCGCCGGTCGCCGTGCAGCTGGTCGGAATGGGGCTCGTGGTGGTCGCCGGGATCGGCGCCGCCCGGGGCGACCGGAGCGCCAAACCCGCCGTGCCCGGGCGCGGGTCCGCGAAGGCCGCGAGGTCCGTGAAGGCGGTACGCGCGCGGCACAGCAAGACCGGCCCGGGGACGAAGGACGGCGTCCCCGGGTCACCCGACCGGGAGGCCCGCCTGCCAGAGCGGGTCGCCTGA
- a CDS encoding TetR/AcrR family transcriptional regulator: MSAGEVSGTGPDAEPAHGAPATGRPAARRGRPPSAGLTPDGILDAARTVIENDGPDALTLRRLGKELGSNHTAVLRHFDGKDAILLGLAERLLDEALRDFTAADAWRETLADLARRIRWASLAHPRVAALVSTRVTRGPAELRGSDAVVGALRQAGFAERDAATYYRALTETAFALSSYEAGFHSLDREQQEEDRSAWRRSYLTASAREHPNLAAVSPFLPDVDERDHFEVVLELILDALELRAARARDTAATEG, translated from the coding sequence ATGAGCGCAGGAGAGGTGTCGGGCACCGGTCCCGATGCCGAGCCCGCTCACGGGGCCCCGGCGACAGGGCGGCCCGCCGCGCGGCGCGGCCGCCCCCCGTCGGCCGGGCTGACCCCGGACGGCATCCTGGACGCTGCCCGCACCGTCATCGAGAACGACGGTCCGGACGCCCTGACCCTGCGGCGGCTGGGCAAGGAGCTGGGCTCCAACCACACGGCGGTGCTGCGGCACTTCGACGGCAAGGACGCCATCCTGCTCGGGCTGGCCGAACGCCTGCTCGACGAGGCGCTGCGGGACTTCACCGCGGCGGACGCCTGGCGGGAGACCCTGGCCGACCTCGCCCGACGCATCCGGTGGGCCAGCCTGGCACATCCCCGGGTGGCGGCCCTGGTCTCCACCCGGGTCACCCGCGGACCGGCGGAGCTACGGGGCAGTGACGCGGTCGTCGGCGCACTCCGGCAGGCCGGTTTCGCCGAACGGGACGCCGCGACGTACTACCGGGCGCTCACGGAGACGGCCTTCGCCCTGAGCTCCTACGAGGCGGGTTTCCACTCCCTGGACCGGGAACAGCAGGAGGAGGACCGGTCGGCCTGGCGGCGCTCCTACCTCACTGCCTCCGCGCGTGAGCACCCGAACCTCGCCGCCGTGTCGCCCTTCCTCCCGGACGTCGACGAACGGGACCACTTCGAGGTGGTCCTCGAACTGATCCTGGACGCGCTCGAACTGCGCGCGGCGCGTGCCCGAGACACGGCTGCGACGGAAGGGTAA
- a CDS encoding transcriptional regulator, with protein MSHPRSRLDEVIHSPVRFSVVAALASATSIEFRVLRDLVEVSDSVLSKQIATLEEAEYVGVTKFRVGRRTRTSLSLTSQGRKAFEQHVQALRDIAEGLDLPLPDSD; from the coding sequence TTGAGCCATCCCCGAAGCCGGCTGGACGAGGTCATCCACTCCCCCGTCCGGTTCTCCGTCGTCGCGGCGCTGGCCTCGGCCACCAGCATCGAGTTCCGGGTCCTGCGGGACCTGGTGGAGGTCAGCGACTCCGTGCTCTCCAAGCAGATCGCGACCCTGGAGGAGGCCGAGTACGTGGGCGTGACCAAGTTCCGGGTCGGCCGCCGCACCCGGACGTCCCTGTCCCTGACCTCCCAGGGTCGCAAGGCCTTCGAACAGCACGTCCAGGCGCTGCGCGACATCGCCGAGGGACTGGATCTGCCTCTGCCAGACTCCGACTGA
- a CDS encoding LysR family transcriptional regulator has protein sequence MDFTRLRLLVELERFGTMAAVSEVTGMSTSAVSKHFAVLEKEAGVPLLVPDGRRVRLTPAGRRLAEHAVDILARVETAQAEFDGDTEPVGRVDLVMYTSAAPIVLPAVRRLRRDHPGIDIRLTEYESDQALGLLQDGGADLGVVYQYSLLPREFPGTLTVYPVGTEGLLLSQPSEGADSRTLTRRRLRELADASWIASPYRGDEEALLQRMCADAGFTPRIRHRVDTLELFEELVATGVGVGVVPRLSSTTRRGVAHAPLGELGGVRQVYLAGRTGGWAWRPIRVVAAYLHQAAEDVLNDVPPLPF, from the coding sequence ATGGATTTCACGCGCCTCCGCCTGCTCGTCGAACTGGAACGATTCGGCACGATGGCCGCTGTGTCCGAGGTCACAGGCATGAGCACCTCTGCGGTGTCCAAACACTTCGCCGTTCTGGAGAAGGAGGCCGGTGTCCCGCTCCTCGTCCCGGACGGGCGGCGGGTACGGCTCACCCCGGCTGGCCGACGACTGGCCGAGCACGCCGTGGACATCCTCGCGCGGGTCGAGACGGCCCAGGCCGAGTTCGACGGCGACACCGAGCCGGTGGGCCGCGTCGACCTGGTGATGTACACGTCAGCGGCACCGATCGTGCTCCCGGCGGTACGCCGACTGCGGCGCGACCACCCCGGTATAGACATCCGCCTGACCGAGTACGAGTCGGACCAGGCGCTGGGTCTGCTCCAGGACGGCGGGGCGGATCTGGGGGTGGTGTACCAGTACAGCCTTCTCCCCCGAGAATTCCCGGGCACGCTGACGGTGTACCCGGTGGGAACGGAGGGGCTGCTGCTCTCCCAGCCCTCCGAGGGCGCGGACAGCCGGACGCTGACCCGGCGCCGCCTGCGCGAGCTCGCGGACGCCTCCTGGATCGCCAGCCCTTACCGGGGCGACGAGGAGGCCCTGCTGCAGCGCATGTGCGCCGACGCCGGGTTCACACCCCGAATCCGGCACCGCGTGGACACCCTGGAGCTGTTCGAGGAACTGGTGGCCACCGGGGTGGGAGTGGGCGTGGTGCCCCGGCTGTCGAGCACCACCCGGCGCGGGGTCGCGCACGCACCGCTGGGCGAGCTGGGCGGGGTGCGCCAGGTGTACCTGGCCGGGCGCACCGGCGGCTGGGCCTGGCGGCCGATCCGGGTGGTCGCCGCCTACCTGCACCAGGCCGCGGAGGACGTGCTCAACGACGTCCCGCCGCTGCCGTTCTGA